From the Streptomyces pluripotens genome, one window contains:
- the pssA gene encoding CDP-diacylglycerol--serine O-phosphatidyltransferase has protein sequence MPEADDADEEEEMPLSLRLSIADTLTLGNATCGFMAVYFTTTGILIPHLTGSQESGMARHSAATAVILMLCAAVFDLFDGLVARKLRSSPMGAELDNLSDLISFGLAPAYFVLVYGMVADDAHQRVAALGAIVVLLAVVLRLARFSCVTMKDGVFQGMPSPFGALTVVSIVLLELPFVATLLAILGTAWLMVSRVEYPKPRGRLAGAMLSWIVLSMGLLAAWAFDAPSGQLLLQTGCALQLVMGAVIPLFATARRVNNIRGNRREARAAQS, from the coding sequence GTGCCCGAGGCCGATGATGCGGATGAAGAAGAGGAGATGCCCCTCTCGCTGCGTCTGTCGATAGCGGACACCCTCACGCTGGGCAACGCCACGTGCGGCTTCATGGCGGTGTACTTCACCACCACCGGCATCCTGATCCCGCACCTCACCGGCAGCCAGGAGTCCGGCATGGCCCGCCACAGCGCGGCCACTGCGGTCATCCTGATGCTGTGCGCGGCCGTGTTCGATCTGTTCGACGGACTCGTGGCCAGGAAGCTGCGTTCGTCACCGATGGGTGCGGAGCTGGACAACCTCTCCGACCTGATCAGCTTCGGCCTCGCCCCCGCCTACTTCGTACTGGTCTACGGCATGGTCGCGGACGACGCGCATCAACGGGTGGCGGCGCTGGGAGCGATCGTGGTGCTGCTGGCCGTGGTGCTCAGACTCGCCCGCTTCAGCTGCGTGACCATGAAGGACGGCGTGTTCCAGGGCATGCCCTCGCCGTTCGGCGCGCTGACGGTGGTCTCCATCGTGCTGTTGGAGCTGCCCTTCGTGGCGACCCTGCTGGCGATCCTGGGCACCGCCTGGCTGATGGTGAGCCGTGTGGAGTACCCGAAGCCGCGGGGACGCCTGGCCGGCGCCATGCTGTCGTGGATCGTCCTCTCGATGGGGCTGCTGGCCGCCTGGGCCTTCGACGCGCCCAGCGGCCAGCTCCTGCTCCAGACGGGCTGCGCCCTGCAACTGGTCATGGGCGCGGTGATCCCGCTGTTCGCCACGGCTCGCCGGGTGAACAACATTCGCGGCAACCGCCGGGAGGCGCGCGCGGCGCAGTCGTGA
- a CDS encoding phosphatidylserine decarboxylase gives MPHSQTSAPRDSRAGVRLARGASPWLLPTVATAALSLARARRSGAARAVAVPATALAAGMLWFFRDPEREITQGRVISPADGVVQSIMPWKDGRTRVAIFMSPLNVHVNRAPLAGTVTSVEHVPGGFVPAFNKESENNERVVWHFDTELGDIEMIQIAGAVARRIVPYIPQGTKVEQGDRIGLIRFGSRVDLYLPEGVEVAVEVGQKTVAGVTRIDRD, from the coding sequence ATGCCCCACAGCCAAACCTCTGCACCTCGCGACAGCCGAGCCGGCGTACGCCTCGCGCGCGGAGCATCGCCGTGGCTTCTCCCGACCGTCGCCACCGCAGCCCTCAGCCTGGCCCGCGCCCGCCGCTCGGGTGCCGCCAGGGCCGTCGCCGTGCCCGCCACCGCGCTCGCGGCGGGCATGCTGTGGTTCTTCCGCGACCCCGAGCGCGAGATCACCCAGGGCCGGGTCATCTCGCCTGCCGACGGTGTGGTGCAGAGCATCATGCCGTGGAAGGACGGGCGCACCCGCGTCGCGATCTTCATGAGCCCGCTCAACGTCCACGTCAACCGGGCGCCCCTCGCCGGCACGGTGACGTCGGTCGAGCACGTCCCCGGCGGCTTCGTTCCGGCCTTCAACAAGGAGAGCGAGAACAACGAGCGCGTAGTCTGGCATTTCGACACCGAACTCGGCGACATCGAGATGATCCAGATCGCCGGCGCGGTGGCCCGCCGCATCGTTCCCTACATCCCTCAGGGCACAAAGGTCGAGCAGGGTGACCGGATCGGTCTGATCCGCTTCGGCTCGCGTGTCGACCTCTATCTGCCCGAGGGTGTGGAGGTCGCGGTCGAGGTCGGGCAGAAGACCGTGGCTGGGGTGACTCGCATTGACCGTGATTGA
- a CDS encoding acyl-CoA dehydrogenase family protein, translating into MARLAQTAGLTDVQQEIVSTVRDFVDKEIIPVATELEHRDEYPQAIVDGLKELGLFGLMIPEEYGGLGESLLTYALCVEEIARGWMSVSGIINTHFIVAYMLKQHGTQEQKDHFLPRMAAGDVRGAFSMSEPGLGSDVSAITSKAVKDGDEYVLNGQKMWLTNGGTSSLVAVLVRSDEGHSPSESAAAPHKSMTTFLVEKEPGFGEVRPGLTIPGKIEKMGYKGVDTTELIMDGLRVPADRVLGGVTGRGFYQMMDGVEVGRVNVAARGCGVAQRAFELGVQYAQQRHTFGKPIAQHQAIQFKLAEMATKVEAAHAMMVNAARKKDSGERNDLEAGMAKYLASEYCKEVVEDAFRIHGGYGFSKEYEIERLYREAPMLLIGEGTAEIQKMIIGRRLLEEYRFQG; encoded by the coding sequence ATGGCGCGCCTCGCCCAGACCGCCGGTCTGACCGACGTCCAGCAGGAGATCGTCTCCACCGTCCGGGACTTCGTCGACAAGGAGATCATCCCGGTCGCGACCGAACTGGAGCACCGCGACGAGTACCCGCAGGCGATCGTGGACGGCCTGAAGGAACTCGGCCTGTTCGGCCTGATGATCCCCGAGGAGTACGGGGGCCTGGGCGAGTCGCTGCTCACCTACGCGCTGTGCGTGGAGGAGATCGCCCGCGGCTGGATGTCGGTGTCCGGCATCATCAACACGCACTTCATCGTGGCGTACATGCTCAAGCAGCACGGCACGCAGGAGCAGAAGGACCACTTCCTGCCGAGGATGGCGGCCGGTGACGTCCGCGGCGCCTTCTCGATGTCGGAGCCGGGCCTGGGCTCGGATGTCTCGGCGATCACGTCGAAGGCGGTGAAGGACGGCGACGAGTACGTCCTGAACGGCCAGAAGATGTGGCTGACGAACGGCGGCACGTCGTCCCTCGTAGCCGTCCTGGTCCGAAGTGACGAAGGACACTCCCCTTCGGAATCGGCTGCTGCCCCCCACAAGTCGATGACGACCTTCCTGGTGGAGAAGGAGCCCGGCTTCGGCGAGGTCCGCCCGGGCCTCACGATCCCCGGCAAGATCGAGAAGATGGGGTACAAGGGTGTCGATACCACCGAGCTGATCATGGACGGCCTGCGGGTTCCGGCCGACCGGGTGCTCGGCGGTGTCACGGGCCGAGGTTTTTACCAAATGATGGATGGCGTGGAGGTCGGGCGCGTCAACGTGGCGGCGCGTGGCTGTGGTGTCGCTCAGCGTGCGTTCGAGCTGGGTGTGCAGTACGCCCAGCAGCGACACACCTTCGGCAAGCCGATCGCCCAGCACCAGGCCATCCAGTTCAAATTGGCGGAAATGGCCACCAAGGTCGAGGCCGCTCATGCAATGATGGTCAACGCAGCACGCAAAAAGGATTCTGGGGAACGAAACGACCTTGAGGCCGGCATGGCGAAGTACCTCGCCTCCGAGTACTGCAAGGAGGTCGTGGAGGACGCCTTCCGGATCCACGGCGGCTACGGCTTCTCCAAGGAGTACGAGATCGAGCGCCTCTACCGCGAGGCCCCGATGCTGCTGATCGGTGAAGGTACCGCCGAGATCCAGAAAATGATCATCGGGCGCAGGCTGCTCGAAGAGTATCGATTCCAGGGCTGA
- a CDS encoding MaoC family dehydratase, translating to MQFGRTYEEFEVGATYKHWPGKTVTEYDDHLFCLLTMNHHPLHMDVNYAEKTTDFGKNVVVGNYIYSLLLGMSVPDVSGKAIANLEIESLRHVAPTFHGDTVYGETTVLDKWPSKSKNDRGIVYVETKGYKQDGTLVCVFRRKVMVPTETYTKERGGEQPGRPELNAPTEKTEK from the coding sequence ATGCAGTTCGGGCGCACCTACGAGGAGTTCGAGGTCGGGGCGACGTACAAGCACTGGCCGGGCAAGACGGTCACGGAGTACGACGACCACCTGTTCTGTCTCCTCACCATGAACCACCACCCGCTCCACATGGACGTCAACTACGCCGAGAAGACAACCGACTTCGGCAAGAACGTCGTGGTGGGCAACTACATCTACTCGCTGCTGCTCGGCATGTCCGTCCCGGACGTCTCCGGCAAGGCGATCGCCAACCTGGAGATCGAGTCGCTCAGGCACGTGGCGCCAACCTTCCACGGCGACACGGTCTACGGCGAGACGACCGTGCTCGACAAGTGGCCGTCGAAGTCGAAGAACGACCGCGGCATCGTCTACGTCGAGACCAAGGGGTACAAGCAGGACGGCACCCTGGTGTGCGTGTTCCGCCGCAAGGTCATGGTGCCCACCGAGACGTACACCAAGGAACGCGGCGGCGAGCAGCCGGGCCGCCCGGAGCTGAACGCACCTACGGAAAAGACGGAGAAGTGA
- a CDS encoding HpcH/HpaI aldolase/citrate lyase family protein: protein MTTAHPSPATALAAGGSAAHPVDRLRPRRSCLAVPGSSPRFLEKAQGLPADQVFLDLEDACAPLAKPEARHTIVKFLNEGDWTGKTRVVRVNDWTTEWTYRDVVTVVEGAGPNLDCIMLPKVQNAQQIVALDLLLTQIEKTMGFEVGRIGIEAQIENAQGLNNVNEIAQASPRIETIIFGPADFMASINMKSLVVGEQPPGYPADAYHYILMKILMAARANDLQAIDGPYLQIRNVDGFREVAGRAAALGFDGKWVLHPGQIDAANEVFSPSQEDYDHAELILDAYEYYTSEAGGKKGSAMLGDEMIDEASRKMALVVAGKGRAAGMQRTSTFEIPEA from the coding sequence ATGACGACCGCCCACCCGTCGCCCGCCACCGCCCTTGCGGCGGGCGGCTCCGCCGCACACCCCGTCGACCGCCTTCGACCGCGCCGCTCGTGCCTGGCGGTCCCGGGAAGCAGCCCCCGCTTCCTGGAGAAGGCCCAGGGCCTCCCTGCCGACCAGGTCTTCCTGGACCTGGAGGACGCCTGCGCGCCGCTCGCCAAGCCCGAGGCTCGGCACACCATCGTCAAGTTCCTCAACGAGGGCGACTGGACGGGCAAGACCCGGGTGGTGCGCGTCAACGACTGGACGACGGAGTGGACGTACCGGGACGTTGTCACGGTGGTGGAGGGCGCCGGCCCCAACCTCGACTGCATCATGCTGCCGAAGGTGCAGAACGCCCAGCAGATCGTCGCGCTGGACCTGCTGCTGACCCAGATCGAGAAGACGATGGGCTTCGAGGTCGGCCGCATCGGCATCGAGGCGCAGATCGAGAACGCACAGGGCCTGAACAACGTCAACGAGATCGCTCAGGCCTCCCCGCGCATCGAGACGATCATCTTCGGCCCGGCCGACTTCATGGCGTCGATCAACATGAAGTCCCTCGTCGTGGGCGAGCAGCCGCCGGGCTACCCGGCGGACGCTTACCACTACATCCTGATGAAGATCCTGATGGCCGCCCGCGCCAACGACCTCCAGGCGATCGACGGCCCCTACCTGCAGATCCGCAACGTCGACGGCTTCCGTGAGGTGGCTGGTCGCGCCGCGGCGCTCGGATTCGACGGCAAGTGGGTGCTGCACCCGGGCCAGATCGACGCCGCCAACGAGGTCTTCTCGCCCTCCCAGGAGGACTACGACCACGCCGAACTGATCCTGGACGCGTACGAGTACTACACGTCCGAGGCGGGCGGCAAGAAGGGCTCCGCGATGCTCGGTGACGAGATGATCGACGAGGCCAGCCGCAAGATGGCGCTGGTCGTCGCGGGCAAGGGACGCGCCGCCGGCATGCAGCGCACCAGCACGTTCGAGATTCCGGAGGCGTGA